The DNA region CATGGAGAAAAGCAGCAACAGTGTATGTATCAATGATGTTGGAACCAAATCAGCTTATAACACCTTTAACAAATTATTATTGTGCTGGGGCCCTAAAGAGAATAGGTAGAAAATATGACGATCTCAAAAATTTTCAAATCTGAGAAaatgtcaagaaagaaaaatagaaacattaaaaattgCATAACAATGAGAATGAACTTGGTGGGTCCTTTAGCTTGAAGGCACCGTTAAGCAGAGAACTACTCAGGGGAAGGGTTACACAGCAGTAGATTAATTTTCCAAGAAGATGTAGAAACATTTAATATATTGACAACTAGAAAAGAACCTCAGACTGGATGAGGCAAACGGAGACCTGAAAGATATAGTAAATTCTGACGTTATAGAAGGTCATCTGCTTTGTGTAGAAGGAGCTCAGAGCAGGTACCCTCTCTCTATGTAGTAACGAACTATCATTGGATTGGGTTCATTTcagtgtgtggttttattttattatcatctttttctttctttctttctttttttttttttgtccagaaaATTTTAACaggtttatttataattgttataaaGTTGAACTGTTGAAATGTGTTCACTGAAACATTTTGCTTGCATTAATGCTTTACATcttgcatttatattaaaaattcacacacaaatgaaaatggaaaactgcCAATACCTGATTTCTGTCCCCTATTTTTCCACTCACAATCATATACTTAGGTACCTTTTGACCCCATGGAAAAAATATCTAACATTCAGAACTACTGataacaggaagaggaaaaaaaaattttttttgagaatgaaatGTTTCCCCTCATAGTGGACTCTTAAGCACGCTCTCCGCGTATGCGGCGTGCTAGCTGGATATCTTTTGGCATAATTGTTACACGTTTGGCATGGATAGCACACAGGTTGGTGTCTTCAAAAAGGCCAACCAGATAGGCCTCACTTGCCTCCTGCAAAGCACCAATAGCTGCACTCTGGAAGCGCAGATCTGTTTTGAAGTCCTGAGCAATTTCTCGCACCAGACGCTGGAAGGGGAGCTTGCGAATGAGAAGTTCAGTGGACTTCTGATAGCGTCTGATTTCACGGAGTGCCACAGTACCAGGCCTGTAACGATGAGGTTTCTTCACCCCTCCAGTAGAGGGCGCACTCTTGCGAGCGGCTTTTGTAGCCAGTTGTTTCCTGGGTGCTTTGCCACCGGTGGATTTGCGGGCAGTCTGCTTTGTACGAGCCATGGTAAGGGCACCTCTTTACTTACCCCCCTTCTCCCTCGACTGGAGCTCGGCAAGCGAGAGGCGGCGCAGGCGTTAGAGAGCGGCGGCGGCACGGCGACGGCTGCGAACACAATTGAAAGATGGCTGACACCCTAtcatctttttcttaaataataaagtttacaaTAAAATGTATAACACAGAAATGATAGGTTAATTCTCTGCTATACTTGGAGATAGtaactctctgtctgtctgtctgtctgtctgtctgtctgtctgtctgtctctctctctctctctctctctctctctctctctctctctctctctctctctctttctctctctctctctctctttctctatctatctCAAGAAGGTGAGGGCAGCATGCAGAAAAGCCATAATGACAGAATTCAGTCCTATAGCTGTGCCTTAGCCCATctgtagcctgagctacagtccATTGCTGTAACGGAGTCCCTGACAGGAAGTAACTTAAATGGAAGTTTCTTTGGGTCAATGGTCTGGGCATGGGGCATCTGTGGACACTGGTCTAGAACCCAGAGTAAACCCTATGTGAACTGTGGATTGGGGATGACAGAGTATACTAGAGTTAGTTACAAGGTAGCCATCACAAAACTGAGGACCACAGTGTAGGCCTCCATCTTAGAGGATCTGTGCCACATGGGAGCTTGCTGTACTCCCTGCAAGATTCTGTCATGAACTTACAACTTCccttaaaataaactttatttataatgAGATTATGCAATAACAAACATACTTACATCCAGCTGTATATAATATAGGTCATATATTTAAGCCACAAACAAATATCTTATATGATGAGACATTTTTCAATGTTTGATGGTACTAGCCATTTATTTAACACCTATTTGCATAAGGAAGCACCCAGGACTCAACCATTATTTCAAGGAGCTGAGAGCCTGGGATCATTTTACAGCCCCACCAACACACActcggcacacacacacacacacacacacacacacacacacagagagagagagagagagagagagagagagagagagagagagagagagagagaggaagaaagagagagactgtcaTTACAACCCTCTACCTCAGCAAAGCAGCCAACTGATCTTAGTCTTCAGCCATATTCTGAAATCCTGGATTCCACAGAGCTGCCCTCTGGACATGCTGACCTTATGTAACCCCATGTCCTTCAAGTAACTGCAAGCTGACACCTACTTAGTTTGATTTGACTTCCTGGTGCCTGTACGCAAGTCAGATTGAGTCCCTGCTGCCTCAACTACTTTTTATTTGGTCTCTAACTTCTGTCTGTTTATTCATCCTCTGGATATTTTCCTGATGACATCAGCTGGGCACTTGGATTTGATGACCCCCCTTAGTTCCTTTCCTTTCACCACAGATTTATCGGACATAATCATCCTCATCTTCCCCTGTAGctgccatgtttgtttttcttctccttctagGCTTGGGTCTGTGCCTTCCAAGTGGGCTCCTGGTTTTGGCTCTATTGGGTCTGCCACAGATGGCCCCTTGACAGTTTTCCATATAGAGCAGATataagtctccaaaaggcccccTGTTGGTCTTATTGTGGAGTTCTTATTCCCGCCGGTTCCTTCTAtctcccccacacatacacacactcttccacaaggctccctgtgctctgtctagtgtttggctgtgagtctcagcatctgcttcaatccacTCCtgagtggggcctctcagaggacagctatgctaggctcctatttaaagcatagcagagtatctatCATCAATAGtatcaagggttggctctctcctatagGGAGGTCttagattgggccaggcattgattgaagattccctcaatctctgctctaactttatTGAGTCAAAGTTCTTTCAGGTGGTTTGGTGCCCCCCCCCAACATAGTTCTATCTGGCTAGAAAGTGAacttttcagtctctatgagcacTGCTACTAGGGATCTTAGATAGAGTCACCCTCATGTCCTATCGGGAGCCTACCTGTTGTAGGTCTTCTGCTTGCCTCAGTGATTCCCCTacccttggtttctcttctctctcaaaaCCCTCTGGCCTCCTGTCCATGCTCTCCACACGTCTgctccccaccctcatttccttctgcccttcctctcctaccctgttctctTCATCCatttccactgtctattctattttcccttctcagtgaaattcaagcatcctcccttgtgcTCTCCTtgatacttagcttctttgagtctgtgaattgtagtatggttattctgtactgaGTGGCTAattatctgcttataagtgagtccATACAATgtgcgtctttctgggtctgggttatctcactcaggacatttctagttccatccatttgcctgcaattttcatgatgtcttcacttttaatagctgagtagtattccattgtataaatgaaccacaatttctttatccattctttggttgagggatatctgggttgtttcaagtttctggatattacaagTAAAGCCTCTGTGAGCATAGTTTAGCAAGTGTCCtagtggtgtggtggagcatcttttgggtatatgcctaggagtggtatagctgtgtcttgaggaattTTTTGACAAGAAGATAAAACCATGCAATAGGAACAAGAAAGtagcttcaacaaatggtgctggtctcactggatgtctccatgtagaaaaatgcaaatagatccatgtttaCCACAATTtattcacaaaactcaaatccacatggatcaaagacctcaacataaaaccagaaacactaaacccTTTAGAatagaaagtgaggaagagccttaaactcattggaacaggagacaacttcctgaacagcatcccaacagcccaggctctaagaccaacaattaataaactggacctcatgaaacagaaaagcttctgtaaggcaaaggacacttttaatagaacaaaatggcagcctgacaattgggaaatgatcttcagcaaccctacattcaacaaagaactaatatgcaaaatatataaagaactcatgaaattaaacaccgaCAAACTAAATACACCAATTAAAAAGGGGTACAGAGCCAAacagaaatctcaacagaggaatctttaatggctgagaaatgctcaatgtgcttagtcatcagagaaatgtaaatcaaaaaggattctgagattccaccttacatctatcagaatggctaagaacaaaacctcaagtgatagcacatgctggggaagatgtggagaaaggagaacactcctccattgatggtcggagtacaaacttgtacaaccactgtggaaatcaatctgccactttctgagaaaactgagaatagcactacctcaagacccagctataccactactgggcatatccccaaaagatgctccactacacaacaaggacatttgctcaactgtgttcatagcatctttattcgtAAAAGCCTAAAGACCAAATGTTAATTCTGGGCATTTTGGCATTTGCTACCTTTTCATGTATAAAAATCCAGTTTCCATAAAAATAGATGTTTGAATATCTCATTTATttggaaacacatttttaaaatttaagatgtgATTTAAATACAAGGAGAAAAATTATTGCCTGACTGAAATTACCATataacaaagtgtgtgtgtttgtctgtgtgtgtgtgtgtgtctgtttgtctgtgtgtatgtacagagaGGGAGTCTCCTGACATAACAtggctgctgtttgtttttctcactgtCTTTCAAATTTTATACTGAAACTATATTTTCCCTTTGAAACCAGGGACATATAATGTTCCATGGAGCTGTGAGACTTGGACCCTGGCTTCTCCCTTCTCGTGTTCTGTTTTGAGGTTAGGATCCGCCATAAATATTAGCATCATCTGGATCCCATTAGATGTAATGGAGACACAGTTTGGGAAAATAACCTACTTTTTGCCTATTAGTAAATAATATACATTCTTTTTTACACAAATCACTAAAATTCTAAAacacccaatttaaaaaaaatttttttttaagagaagtgtTTAAAATCTTGCCCAGTCTGGTGTGTAAAGTTTTACTTTAGTATTTTAATACACtgcttattttcagtgttttgttgtaACAGCTATGAGAGCACCTTCGGACGTGAAATATCTTAAGCATCCATAATTAAAACCTAGTGGGAAAAAGACAATAAAACTTCAAACCAGTTTAGAGCTTTGCAGGGACTCTTCACTGCCAAAGCAAGCAGTGAAGACCTTTGCACCACGCTGGACACTGCAGGGGATTATTTCCCAAGGCCCAGGGCTGAACCAAAGAACATTCCAGCCTCCCAGAGCACCGGTGAGAAGGGATTTCCAGTCGTGGGGCCTGATGAGGCTAAGAAAGTATATATTAGGAGTGGACAAAATCCAGAAAGCACGCCTCAAACAATTCATGGCAGAAGGGACACAGATAGGCTCTGAGTCCACTATGCCTGTGcttgcctctcctccctccagtgcTTTGGTGGAGCTGGAGGCCCACAGGGTCCCTGGCTTTCCCATGATGCTCTTTGATGTGGAacatttctgatttcttcttttggtttctgtttctgctttcagGGGTTAATGCAGAGGTAGGTGCCAATTCTGGGGGAAATATGTGTGACCTCAGGAATCCGGAAAACGGAAATGGAGTCTAGGGAGGTGTTGAGACTGCAGAAGACAGAGGTCCTTACAACATTAAGGAAGGAAATCTGGAGTTTCCCTGGCTCTTGCCAACATTGCCTTTTAAAGTACTGACTTTTCTGTGGAGACCAGGAGTAACAGACACCATGGGAGACTGGGCAGAGCCCAGGCATGCACAACATATTTACTGTAGGCCATCTTTCTTTGAATTCTCAAAATGAGCCTTGACGTGGGCAACGTTGGACTATCATGCACTCCTCTGTGCAGAACAGGGAAACTATGTCTGCTATTGAATagatacaaattaaaatgtaacattgTCCAGGTATGCCTCGACCAAGGTGTTGTTTCACATATGAAAACAAAGTGGATGAAAATGTACTATAACTGATCCTTCTCAAGGGCAAAATCCACAGAATAATTTAAGGCAGCAGAACAAATTTCCCTGAGAATGCTATCATAGGACAGAGATGCTCTCCTATGGAATGCTGACTTACCCTGCACTTCTCACAGCTTTAAGATTTCAGGAATGCAAAAGCCGAtgccaagtttaaaaaaaaaaaaaaaaaaaaagtgtcacagCTACAGGTCCCCTGTACATGTTGGAATGACCGTGATTGACTTCATGCAGACCCATTCCACAGTCATGTGGACGTTTGGAAATTAAAGGGGCATGGCTCTCACGCCATTCTCCAGGTAAATGAATGATTCAGAACAACGTCTAGGATTTTAGCATTGCATAGATCTTGTAACGGTGGAGACTGGATCAAACCGGACAGCAAGCAAACATTGCTCGGTGTCCCCAAGATGTCCTTCATTCAAAACAGGAGTGCTTGCTTGCCTCAGCTTTGCATCCTGGAAACTTCTTTAGCCACAGCACCTACTCTTCAACAAAGGCAACATATGGTCACATGTAAAAGGGacaataaaatgtatatgttatcATTCTGCTAAATTGTTAAGAAAGCAGGTTATTGTAggggtttttgtgtgtattttttagaCACCACTAGGAAAAAGACTTATGGTTAATTCAGCCTTTTCCCATGAATCCTGTTCATGTAAAATCATCTTTATTGTGCTGTGCAATAATGACATAAGAATATAGAAGGCATTTCTTAATCACCAGAAAGAGAGTCATTATGTTCCACTGTTAGGggattctgtttctgttttagttgttgttttaatctGTGTTGACAACCATAGCATGTACCACATGTCACACAATCATGCAATAACACATGTGACATTTACACAGCTTAGGCAATCAGAACATAGATACATTCTAAACTCTGGAAATCTGTGGGCAAACCCCATCTtatagatgttaaaaaaaaatcagctgccTCCACTTTCATTATTAGGTACAAATCACAAAAGGTTCCTTCAACTTAAAAAATTCCGTGAGTCATCACacccttattatattttatttttctttgtttttgttattgctgtgttttactggttttgtttttgaaacaggacttTTCTACGTAGTCTTGTCTTGTCTGTCctagaacccactatgtagagcaggctggccttgaatcacagacctctacctgcctctgcctcccaagtgctgggattataggggtgtgCCACCCCCACAACcagccttccttcccaccttcgCTCGGCCcgccctcgccccccccccagcccccgctcCCTGTCTCTCTTGATGATACCATGATATATACAGCAGTGTTGAGTCCAAATTTTCACAGAAAATACACAGCAGGTCGAGCACTGATTAGTCCTGGTGCCAGACTTAGGAcactaaaatttcaaatatgtCTCAAAAGTCTTTCTCTACTAAACATCTGTAATGAGGGTTAGTTGTGTTGTGGTAAAAAATGCCAAGGGAAGCATTGGATGTCTATCCGACTTTCtctatacaaagaaaaataatagcacACACATTTTTGTTCACTGCAAAGTTTGTGCCCCATAGGCTTGAAACACTGTTGGGTGGTGGTATTGCCTCTGCCTATGAGCCCTTACAGCATACGGCCTTGGTGTCTCGCCTGTTGCATGTTACACCTCACGGTCGGGTAGTACAGCAGTACAGCGTCCCTCTTAGCATGGCTTTTAGGAGAACACACTGTCAAAGACTCCAGACATGATAGGCTGCACGATATAGAAGGCAGGTGATGTCACATGAGCAAACCAGGATGAATGCTGAACTTGTGAGACTAAAAAGTCTTACGTTGATTTGTGATTAGACCAGTAAATATCTGAGTTATTTGCCTTCAGCTGACTAAATTTCTGGTGAACGTACGAGAAAGAAATATGGCTACGTTGTTCTTTTCGAAAGCACACTCATTtacgcatgtgcgtgtgtatccACATATGCACATGGGTTCTTGTCATGGCTCATGTGtcaggtcaaaggacaatttgtggTGTCTCCTTCAACCCTGTTGGCAgggaggtgggtctcaggttgtcATCCCTGGCTACATTGTCCCAAAGCTAGTCATATTTGTGAGAACATAGAAAATGGCCCTGAGTTTCAGGTATTAATGCCTCATCAAGTGATAACATTCTGAAATTTTCCAAAGAAGCACCAATTTGAGTGAAATAAgactttctttcaaaataaatgaaagtccTTATTTAAACTgaacacgcacacgcacacacacagacacacacacacacacacacacacacacacacacacacctcttgccTTCCCCTCATCATCCTCTTCTCTGCACTCCTTCTTTAATTCAGAttccttcactttacatccatCCCTTTAATCCAGAGTATACCCAGCCTTGCTTTCTAAAAGTATTTGAGAGCTTTGGGTTCAATTTTGGCTTCAGATTAATTTGGGATAATTACGGAAGTTGTTGACAAATAAACATTCAAGACATTTTTATGATGAATAATCTTGGCAAACCACAGTGGCTTTCGAACTTTGCTTTAAATTAAAATGCTCACAGTTTATTATATGACTTCATGCCAGGATAAAGCTATAAAGCAGTCTCTTATTCAAAAGAatgtttccatttaaaatttgtatttactaGGGAAATACGGGGGTAGAACTTATGTTGTGCACAGACAATATACCAACCAGCAGAGCATGGCTTTATTAGAAACTTGACTCAGAATGGTTAGAATTTGTTTCTACGGTTaagatttttaatgatttaaaaaaaaattaaatgtacattggtttctgcctgtttgtatatgtgtatgtgaaggtgtcagattccttggaactggaggagttacagatagttgtgagctgccatgtgggtgctgagagttgaaccctggtcctttggaagaacagcaagtgttcttaaccctgtagccatctctccagcaccatggttAAGATTTTTCATGCAATGGAGGTAAAATTAGAAATACTGATAGAATCTTAAAGTGACTAGGTACAAAGTTTATAATTAATCATAAAGTAGCATGTTCAATcattcatctatgtatctatgttgGATTTTTATTACCTTATGATTAATTtaaatactattattttatgCTCTGTTTGGTTTTAGAATGTAATTTATAGAAAGTATTTGGATGGCTTAACACTGAAATCATGTAGACTGTGAGTTCACTTCCAAGAGATGCGCACCTTCTCTGTAGGGGTCCTAAATCACACGCCAGATCCCTAGGAACATGACTTATAACTCTTTGCTTGCAGAGTCTCAGAAGTTTAAATCATGGGGCAACTATCGGTTATTTTTAGATGTTTAAGTTTTCCACATGAGCATTATATAAAAAACATGACTATGCACAGTCCTTATCTCTGGGCTTAAATGATTAAACTCTGCAGTACCACCAATGACCTGTGTGTCTCTCAGAGGATACATTCAGTAATGTGCTAATcataagagaaacaaaaggaCGAAAACAATAGCTCTTCTGCGCGAGATGAGAAATTTGAAACAGATttctaaaaacattttgtttcatgtatttatttaatgggTGTGTGGTATGAGGGCATACACTCTCCTACCACGTGGTCCCCTCACCATTGAACTCAGGGTGCCACATTGGTttcaaatgcctttacccactgagtcatttcaccAGCCCAAATGGTGTCTAGGGAACTTACAGATTCATGGGTTTCAATCAATGAGTCACATTCATGCAAAGGACACATTCTAGGGAAAGTCTTGCTGAGGACCATGGCCATTAGACTGTGGTGGTGTCATTTACTGGAGACTGTTTGATGGTGGTGTCATGTGTACAGCCACTTAACCCTCTTCAGATCTATCTTTACTGTGTTGTTTCTTTCGTCGGGACCTTGCTATGTTTTTCTGGcctccctggaactcactatgtataacAGGCTGCCTTGATCTTGTGACAATCCTGCTTCTTCCTGAGCacagggattataggtgtatgccatcacGCCTGACTTGTATGCCTGGCTTGCATCCACATGTACTTGTACTGGAATGTCTGCACAGGCAAACAGacctctccctgtctccacccACATACTCATCGTCCCCTGACAGGAGCCCTCAACCTAGTTCTCTGTAGTGAACCTGTACACTGAGGCCTTACCCTCAGATAGTCTTCCTAACATCCTGATGCAAAGCTTTAGTCTTTTCCTTAATGGCACCATCTCTTTAACAGATATCTCTGCTTGCACATCACTTAATCTGTGACTTCAAACTTGCCCATGCTCCTGGACAAATCACACATTCTTCTATCATTTGAGCACTTACTGCTACTATGAAGCTGAGACAGAACTCCGGCTCGTAACTGTAACCCTGACAGGAAGATGCTCTCCCTACAGGCtgcctccagaaaaaaaaaaaaaaaaaaaaaaaaaaaaaaggatttcattACTCCTTGTTCTTAGGTCTTCAGTGACTGGGCAGAATGTAACTAGAATGTTGgttaaaatataatattgatGACCTCTAGGTCAGTTCCCGACCTTGATCCTGTGTCAAACTTCACAAACACGACCATCACTGCAATAGCCCAGTGCACTCTCCTTCTATAGCCCATAGTTAAAAACTCTTGCACATTAAACTTGACTGAGCCTACTTAGTGATTCCTATATGtgaacataacaaaataaataattgtcaTAAAATGTAAATCATATTTccatagaaaaaaatctatatttttaaaataagagttttcTGTAAGGACAAGTCAAAATGGCAAATATTTAATCTATGATGACAGTGGTGTTCTCTGACATATTGAGGATCAGGAAAGAACATGATTCATATGTGGAGAGCCTGTAGAGGAACAGGGACTGCAGAGGCTCAAAGGAAAGAGATCCTCCCAAGAGAAGAGCTAGTGATGCTCTTCAGGTCCCAAGGAGGTGAGTCCACAGGCTGGCTCTAAGGGAGGTTCACTCATACTGAAGTTAGTCTTAGTTAAAACACACATGATCAAGTGGGAATGATGTCAGGGAG from Acomys russatus chromosome 15, mAcoRus1.1, whole genome shotgun sequence includes:
- the LOC127199191 gene encoding histone H3.3A — encoded protein: MARTKQTARKSTGGKAPRKQLATKAARKSAPSTGGVKKPHRYRPGTVALREIRRYQKSTELLIRKLPFQRLVREIAQDFKTDLRFQSAAIGALQEASEAYLVGLFEDTNLCAIHAKRVTIMPKDIQLARRIRGERA